In one Micromonospora polyrhachis genomic region, the following are encoded:
- a CDS encoding PadR family transcriptional regulator, whose translation MQRNAVRWGLLALFADGPKYGYQLRTDLDTRTGGTWSINVGQIYTTLERLDRDGLVTATGTNDEGRTMYAITVAGRAALTNWFATPMTETDRPRSELAIKLAMAATVPDVDVAAVVQAQRTESMRQMRDYTDLRRQANRDAGDLTWLLLLDHLVFTLEGEIRWLDHVEATVLRHARQTRPEGATTSDRPEVAAAPDLPEAQETQRSAGAAR comes from the coding sequence ATGCAACGAAACGCGGTGCGCTGGGGGCTGTTGGCGCTCTTCGCCGACGGGCCGAAGTACGGCTATCAACTCCGAACCGACCTGGACACCCGTACCGGGGGAACCTGGTCGATCAACGTCGGACAGATCTACACGACACTGGAACGACTCGACCGAGACGGCCTGGTCACCGCCACGGGCACCAACGACGAGGGCCGCACGATGTACGCCATCACGGTCGCGGGCCGAGCCGCCCTGACCAATTGGTTCGCCACCCCGATGACCGAGACCGACCGACCCCGCAGCGAGTTGGCGATCAAACTGGCGATGGCCGCGACCGTCCCCGACGTGGACGTGGCGGCGGTCGTCCAGGCCCAGCGCACCGAGTCCATGCGGCAGATGCGCGACTACACCGACCTGCGCCGGCAGGCCAACCGGGATGCTGGCGATCTGACCTGGTTACTGCTCCTCGACCACCTGGTGTTCACCCTCGAAGGTGAGATTCGGTGGCTTGACCATGTGGAGGCCACGGTGCTGCGCCATGCCCGGCAGACCCGGCCCGAGGGTGCCACCACATCAGACCGACCCGAGGTGGCTGCCGCCCCGGACCTCCCCGAGGCACAAGAAACGCAACGGTCGGCGGGGGCAGCCAGGTGA
- a CDS encoding TetR/AcrR family transcriptional regulator → MQTPAGLRERKRERTHQAISAAAISLFLTRGFDRVSVAEVAAAAEVSKPTLFKYFETKEDLVLHRIADHRGEAARVVRGREAGVTPLVALHRHFRDGLDRRDPVTGLNDDPEVLAFHRMVFATPGLVTRIGQHAEQDEFVLAEALVEAGLTDLVARLMAGQVVSGQRILARRNWHWLADGRSAADVHPQAVRDADQAFALLHAGLSSAG, encoded by the coding sequence GTGCAGACACCGGCCGGGCTTCGTGAGCGCAAGCGGGAGCGCACCCATCAGGCGATCTCGGCGGCGGCGATCTCGCTGTTCCTGACGCGGGGTTTCGACCGGGTCTCGGTAGCGGAGGTGGCGGCTGCCGCGGAGGTGTCCAAGCCCACGCTCTTCAAGTACTTCGAGACGAAGGAGGACCTGGTCCTACATCGGATCGCTGATCACCGGGGAGAGGCCGCCCGAGTGGTGCGAGGCCGGGAGGCCGGCGTGACCCCGCTGGTCGCGCTGCACCGGCACTTCCGTGACGGGCTCGATCGTCGGGATCCGGTGACCGGCCTCAACGACGATCCCGAAGTGCTGGCCTTCCATCGGATGGTCTTCGCCACCCCCGGCCTGGTGACCAGGATCGGGCAGCATGCCGAGCAGGACGAGTTTGTCCTGGCTGAGGCACTCGTCGAGGCGGGCCTGACCGACCTCGTGGCGCGCCTGATGGCCGGCCAGGTGGTGTCCGGGCAACGCATCCTCGCCCGACGCAACTGGCACTGGCTCGCCGACGGGCGCAGCGCCGCCGACGTCCACCCGCAGGCGGTCCGCGACGCCGACCAGGCGTTCGCGCTGCTCCACGCCGGGCTATCCAGCGCCGGGTAG
- a CDS encoding zinc metalloprotease, which produces MTDSSGARQRCGTMPVHRRLLDTLPGYATSRAEVEDFTFRECRHRPEGRIEVVHIPTVVHVVWSDPAQNITDEQVQSQLAVLNADFRRTNPDVTAVPPVWQSAPADARIEFALATTDPAGSPTTGITRTRTATAGFDTDDAVKSSTTGGADPWPTSSYLNIWVCQLNGGVLGYAQFPGGPEPTDGVVVLHSCFGTTGTATAPFDGGRTATHEVGHWLNLRHIWGDDGEGCNGDDFVADTPNQGGPNYGKPNWPTVSCDNGPDGDMFMNFMDYVDDNAMVMFTSGQTARMAACLAGPRASLVADVAPSPA; this is translated from the coding sequence ATGACGGACTCGTCCGGTGCGCGCCAGCGATGCGGCACCATGCCGGTGCACCGCCGACTGCTCGACACCCTCCCCGGGTACGCGACGAGCCGTGCTGAGGTCGAGGACTTCACCTTCCGGGAGTGCCGCCACCGACCCGAAGGCCGGATCGAGGTGGTGCATATCCCCACCGTGGTACACGTCGTCTGGTCCGACCCGGCGCAGAACATCACTGACGAACAGGTACAGAGCCAACTCGCCGTACTCAATGCGGACTTCCGGCGGACAAATCCCGACGTGACGGCCGTACCCCCGGTGTGGCAGTCGGCACCCGCGGACGCCCGCATCGAGTTCGCGCTCGCCACCACCGACCCGGCGGGAAGCCCCACCACCGGCATCACCCGGACCAGGACGGCGACCGCCGGCTTCGACACCGACGACGCGGTGAAGTCCAGTACAACCGGCGGTGCCGACCCATGGCCGACCAGCAGCTACCTGAACATCTGGGTCTGCCAGCTCAACGGTGGCGTACTCGGCTACGCCCAGTTTCCCGGCGGGCCGGAACCGACCGACGGGGTGGTCGTCCTGCACTCCTGCTTCGGCACCACCGGCACCGCCACCGCTCCCTTCGACGGAGGCCGGACCGCCACCCACGAGGTGGGTCACTGGCTCAACCTGCGTCACATCTGGGGCGACGACGGCGAGGGCTGTAATGGCGACGACTTCGTGGCGGACACCCCCAACCAGGGCGGCCCGAACTACGGTAAGCCCAACTGGCCCACGGTGAGCTGTGACAACGGCCCCGACGGCGACATGTTCATGAACTTCATGGACTACGTCGACGACAACGCGATGGTGATGTTCACCAGTGGGCAGACGGCTCGGATGGCCGCCTGCCTGGCCGGTCCCCGGGCCAGCCTGGTCGCCGATGTGGCACCCTCGCCGGCATGA
- a CDS encoding SigB/SigF/SigG family RNA polymerase sigma factor has product MTTPTTTERATTTRTSDANVDLDPNALTDSASDLLHAMAALPAQHPSRAGLRDRAIQAWLPLAQHLANRYSGRGEPTDDLIQTAAIGLIKAIDKFDPSRGVDFAGYAIPTIIGELKRHFRDRTWDIRVPRRLQELRLSISEANSSLLQTLGRSPTVADIAAHLNLTEEEVLEGLEGARAYNAVSLSTPTGDGERATELGDMLGGEDSEFELAELRVALGPALATLDEREQRILTLRFYGNLTQSQIAEQIGVSQMHVSRLLARALTKLRGQLSEAY; this is encoded by the coding sequence ATGACCACACCAACGACGACCGAGCGGGCCACCACCACCCGGACCAGCGATGCGAACGTCGACCTCGACCCGAACGCACTTACCGACAGCGCCAGTGACCTGCTGCACGCCATGGCCGCACTTCCGGCACAGCATCCGTCCCGCGCCGGCCTGCGAGACCGGGCGATCCAGGCATGGCTGCCGCTGGCCCAGCATCTGGCCAACCGCTACAGCGGACGGGGCGAGCCCACCGACGACCTCATTCAGACCGCCGCGATCGGTCTGATCAAGGCCATCGACAAGTTCGACCCCAGCCGGGGCGTCGACTTCGCCGGCTACGCGATTCCCACGATCATCGGTGAACTCAAACGCCACTTTCGGGACCGTACCTGGGACATCCGGGTACCACGCCGCCTCCAGGAGTTGCGGCTTAGCATCTCCGAGGCCAACAGCTCCCTGCTCCAGACGCTCGGTCGCTCGCCGACGGTCGCCGACATCGCCGCCCACCTCAACCTCACCGAGGAAGAGGTACTGGAAGGGCTGGAAGGAGCCCGCGCCTACAACGCGGTCTCCCTCTCCACCCCCACCGGCGACGGGGAACGCGCAACCGAACTCGGCGACATGCTGGGCGGCGAGGACAGCGAGTTCGAACTGGCCGAGCTGCGGGTGGCACTCGGGCCGGCGCTGGCCACCCTGGACGAGCGTGAGCAGCGCATCCTCACCCTGCGCTTCTACGGCAACCTGACCCAGTCGCAGATCGCCGAGCAGATCGGCGTGTCCCAGATGCACGTCTCCCGACTGCTCGCCCGAGCCCTGACCAAGCTGCGGGGGCAGCTCAGCGAGGCGTACTGA
- a CDS encoding UBP-type zinc finger domain-containing protein: MSCVHLVEASSPLSRTAEGCQECLEIGSREWVHLRECLTCGQVGCCDSSAYRHATGHFHRTGHPVMRSVQPGESWRWCYVDEEIG; this comes from the coding sequence ATGAGTTGCGTACATCTCGTCGAGGCAAGTTCGCCTCTGTCGCGCACCGCCGAGGGCTGCCAGGAGTGCCTGGAGATCGGCTCCCGGGAGTGGGTGCATCTGCGCGAGTGTCTGACCTGTGGCCAGGTGGGCTGCTGTGACTCGTCGGCGTATCGGCACGCCACCGGCCACTTCCACCGCACCGGTCATCCGGTGATGCGATCGGTCCAGCCGGGCGAGTCGTGGCGGTGGTGCTACGTGGACGAGGAGATCGGCTAA
- a CDS encoding PP2C family protein-serine/threonine phosphatase — MTLKLRSAAVSHRGLIRSGNQDSVHAGPWLLAVADGMGGMAAGDLASTIAIEAVSPLDVETPEDALVARLQQAVQTASARIRAAVAEDAERQGMGTTLTALLFARTGSCLALAHIGDSRAYLLRDGVLKQITRDDTFVQMLVDEGLISIEEASSHPRRAVVTQALQGEDVAPTYSTMVPSVGDRWLLCSDGLSNVVRADTLAEALISYPDRQACAQRLVDLALRAGGPDNITVVVGDVTADAAGPVPRPAG; from the coding sequence ATGACCCTGAAGCTGCGTTCCGCGGCGGTGAGCCACCGTGGCCTGATCCGAAGCGGAAACCAAGATTCGGTGCACGCCGGACCGTGGCTCCTCGCTGTCGCCGACGGGATGGGCGGCATGGCCGCTGGAGATCTGGCCAGTACGATCGCGATCGAGGCGGTTTCACCACTGGACGTGGAGACACCCGAGGACGCTCTGGTGGCGCGGTTGCAGCAGGCGGTCCAGACCGCGAGCGCCCGAATCCGGGCAGCCGTGGCAGAGGACGCGGAGCGCCAGGGGATGGGGACCACCCTGACCGCACTGCTGTTCGCCCGTACCGGGAGTTGCCTGGCCCTGGCGCACATCGGCGACTCCCGGGCCTACCTGTTGCGCGACGGTGTGCTGAAACAGATCACCCGGGACGACACCTTCGTCCAGATGCTGGTCGACGAGGGGCTGATCAGCATCGAGGAGGCGAGCAGCCATCCCCGTCGCGCGGTGGTCACCCAGGCACTGCAGGGTGAGGACGTCGCTCCCACCTACTCGACGATGGTGCCCAGTGTGGGGGACCGGTGGCTGCTGTGCAGCGATGGCCTGTCCAACGTGGTGCGGGCGGACACTCTCGCCGAGGCCCTCATCTCCTACCCGGACCGTCAGGCATGTGCCCAGCGGCTCGTGGATCTTGCCTTGCGGGCTGGCGGGCCGGACAACATCACCGTCGTGGTGGGTGACGTCACCGCCGACGCCGCCGGACCGGTCCCTCGACCAGCTGGTTGA
- a CDS encoding SRPBCC family protein gives MNQRSDPPTGDSPTEKLLDGLHNLISAAGERTASILNDRIGTVANRLTDYAGAGDGAGKTAAATGAQKLKEGGSPVNAALNAGLAGGREQLHRTFGRDHQDHQKKHRTTRVTDIIESIDVGVPVRVAYDQWTQFEDFPSFMKKVEGVEQESDERLTWQAKVFWSRRKWDSTILEQVPDERIVWRSHGDKGSVDGTVSFHEVTPDLTRILVVLEYHPRGLLERTGNLWRAQGRRVRLELKRFVRHVMTETLLRPDQVQGWRGEIRNSQVVQDDDAARRQERAEAECADASAPDQSADNPSQ, from the coding sequence ATGAACCAGCGGTCCGACCCACCGACCGGGGATTCGCCCACCGAGAAGCTCCTCGACGGGCTGCACAACCTGATCAGCGCGGCGGGCGAACGCACCGCCTCGATACTCAACGACCGAATCGGCACGGTCGCCAATCGGTTGACCGACTACGCCGGGGCTGGTGACGGTGCGGGTAAGACCGCAGCCGCAACCGGAGCACAGAAGCTGAAGGAAGGCGGATCACCGGTCAACGCGGCACTGAACGCCGGGCTGGCGGGCGGACGGGAACAACTCCACCGGACGTTCGGCCGCGACCACCAGGATCACCAGAAGAAGCACCGGACCACCAGGGTCACCGACATCATCGAGTCGATCGACGTGGGAGTTCCGGTCCGGGTCGCCTACGACCAGTGGACGCAGTTCGAGGACTTCCCCAGCTTCATGAAGAAGGTCGAAGGCGTCGAGCAGGAGTCCGACGAGCGGCTCACCTGGCAGGCGAAGGTGTTCTGGTCCCGCCGCAAGTGGGACTCCACCATCCTCGAACAGGTGCCGGACGAACGCATCGTGTGGCGCTCCCACGGAGACAAGGGTTCCGTCGACGGCACCGTGAGCTTTCACGAGGTCACCCCGGACCTGACCCGCATCCTGGTCGTTCTGGAATACCATCCGCGCGGACTCCTCGAACGCACCGGCAACCTGTGGCGGGCGCAGGGCCGACGGGTCCGCCTCGAACTCAAACGCTTCGTCCGACATGTGATGACAGAGACCCTGCTCCGGCCCGACCAGGTGCAGGGCTGGCGCGGTGAGATCCGCAACAGTCAGGTCGTCCAGGACGACGACGCCGCGCGACGCCAGGAGCGTGCCGAGGCCGAATGCGCCGACGCTTCGGCACCGGACCAGTCGGCGGACAACCCGTCTCAGTAG
- a CDS encoding HelD family protein, whose amino-acid sequence MTPPDTRHRHRTPDPAAPDHDHQLDHQLADERRYLSAARAALDLLLDTTRMRVATGADIAGDGYTAETLGRMLRGQAKALAEEPDSPLYFGRLDFGSTREAGEHDGQRYYIGRRHLADPTGTPLVLDWRAPVSRAFYQASTTDPQGVRTRRRFGWTTRRNLPAELTGFEDEHLDRPAEHLPAEDELSGLVAAEIERPRIGPMRDIVATIQPEQDRLVRSGLEESLCVQGAPGTGKTAVGLHRAAYLLYTYPRRLNRTGVLVLGPNTAFIRYVSGVLPALGEVDIRQSTLDELLARQPARQPARAIDNASAAEVKHDVRMATVMHRALYAHLTEPTGPLTVPDGSYRWRVSTEALRRLTAEVRREGLPYSLGRERLRARTVALLQRHAETRETPGAAWVRRMSRCRPVTAFLDAVWPAVRPEELVASLLGEPAVLTRAADGVLTADEQATICRRRPVKARSAVWTSADLVLIDEAAGLIEHPEGFGHIVVDEAQDLSPMQCRAIARRSEHGSLTVLGDLAQATTPWAARTWPDQLVHLGKPKAPVLPLTTGFRVPAVVVGLANRLLAVLDVDVPPSRSLRTDGQLRIERVADLPAATVAAVRVALEQPGSVAVIATDRELPALTEALHTAGVDTTTADQADGSARVTVLPAALAKGLEYDHVVVVEPAAIVAAEPRGAHRLYVVLTRAVSRLDILHARPLPAPLEG is encoded by the coding sequence ATGACTCCTCCCGACACCCGCCACCGGCACCGCACGCCTGATCCGGCCGCCCCAGACCACGACCATCAACTCGACCACCAACTCGCCGACGAACGGCGGTATCTGTCCGCCGCACGGGCGGCGCTGGACCTGCTACTGGACACCACCCGGATGCGGGTCGCCACCGGGGCGGACATCGCTGGCGACGGCTACACGGCCGAAACCCTCGGCCGGATGTTGCGTGGTCAGGCGAAGGCACTGGCCGAGGAGCCAGACAGCCCGCTCTATTTCGGCCGACTCGACTTCGGCAGTACCCGGGAAGCTGGCGAGCACGACGGACAGCGCTACTACATCGGTCGACGACACCTGGCCGACCCGACCGGCACGCCGCTGGTGCTCGACTGGCGGGCCCCCGTCTCTCGGGCGTTCTACCAGGCCAGCACGACCGATCCGCAGGGCGTACGGACCCGCCGCCGATTCGGCTGGACCACCCGGAGGAACCTCCCGGCGGAGCTGACCGGATTCGAGGACGAGCACCTGGACCGACCGGCGGAGCATCTCCCCGCAGAGGACGAACTCAGCGGGCTGGTAGCGGCCGAGATCGAGCGTCCCCGGATCGGTCCGATGCGGGACATCGTGGCGACCATCCAACCGGAGCAGGACCGGTTGGTGCGTAGCGGGCTGGAGGAGTCACTGTGCGTGCAGGGTGCACCGGGCACCGGCAAGACGGCGGTGGGGCTGCACCGAGCGGCGTACCTGCTCTACACCTATCCGCGCCGACTGAACCGCACGGGGGTGCTCGTCCTCGGGCCGAACACCGCCTTCATCCGCTACGTCTCGGGCGTGCTGCCGGCCCTCGGTGAGGTCGACATCAGGCAGTCCACCCTGGACGAGCTGCTGGCCCGGCAGCCGGCCCGGCAGCCGGCCCGAGCGATCGACAACGCGTCGGCGGCGGAGGTCAAACACGACGTACGGATGGCAACCGTCATGCACCGCGCGCTCTACGCCCACCTGACCGAACCGACCGGACCACTGACCGTGCCGGACGGGTCGTACCGCTGGCGGGTCTCCACGGAGGCGCTGCGCCGGCTGACCGCCGAGGTACGCCGGGAAGGGCTCCCCTACAGCCTGGGACGGGAACGGCTACGCGCCCGTACGGTGGCCCTGCTGCAACGACACGCCGAAACCCGGGAAACCCCCGGTGCCGCCTGGGTACGCCGGATGAGTCGCTGCCGTCCGGTCACCGCGTTCCTCGACGCGGTGTGGCCCGCCGTACGCCCCGAGGAACTGGTCGCGTCGCTCCTCGGTGAGCCGGCGGTGCTCACCCGGGCCGCCGACGGCGTGTTGACCGCCGACGAGCAGGCCACGATCTGCCGGCGGCGACCGGTCAAGGCGCGCAGCGCGGTGTGGACCAGTGCGGACCTGGTGCTGATCGACGAGGCCGCCGGACTGATCGAGCACCCGGAGGGGTTCGGGCATATCGTCGTCGACGAGGCGCAGGACCTCTCCCCGATGCAGTGCCGGGCGATCGCCCGACGTAGCGAACACGGTTCGCTCACCGTGCTCGGGGACCTGGCCCAGGCGACCACCCCGTGGGCGGCCCGGACCTGGCCGGACCAACTCGTCCACCTCGGCAAGCCGAAGGCGCCGGTGCTGCCGCTGACCACCGGTTTCCGGGTTCCCGCCGTCGTGGTCGGGTTGGCGAACCGGCTCCTCGCCGTACTCGACGTGGACGTGCCACCGTCCCGCTCGCTACGTACCGACGGACAGTTGCGCATCGAGCGGGTCGCCGACCTGCCGGCGGCCACGGTGGCGGCCGTACGCGTCGCGCTGGAGCAGCCGGGTTCGGTCGCCGTGATCGCTACCGACCGGGAGCTGCCGGCGCTGACCGAAGCACTGCACACGGCCGGGGTCGACACCACGACCGCCGACCAGGCGGACGGTTCCGCCCGGGTGACCGTGTTGCCGGCGGCCCTGGCCAAGGGCCTGGAGTACGACCATGTCGTCGTCGTGGAGCCCGCCGCCATCGTGGCGGCCGAACCACGCGGGGCACACCGGCTCTACGTGGTGTTGACCCGGGCCGTCTCCCGGCTCGACATCCTGCACGCCCGACCGCTGCCCGCTCCGTTGGAAGGCTGA
- the hrpB gene encoding ATP-dependent helicase HrpB: MLADASTDLPVRQVLPAVTSALRDSGAAVLIAPPGTGKTTLVPPALAERFAGRIVVAQPRRVAARAAARRMAALLGEPVGATVGYAVRGDRRTGPDTRIEVVTTGLLVQRLQHDPDLGDTDVILLDECHERHLDSDLALAFITDVRAALRPDLRLLAASATVEADRLAMILGTPQQPVPVIRAESVGHPVAIVWAPPGPVDPPYGLRVDPRLLDHVAATVRRALREADGDLLVFLPGGGEIDSVCRRLADLRDRLDLLPLHGRQSSRDQDAALRPGARRRVVLATAVAESSLTVPGVRVVVDAGLSRTARTDLGRGLGALVTVPASQASATQRAGRAGREGPGVVYRCWSAPAHDRLAPYPEPEIAVADLTSFALQLACWGHPDATGLALPDPPPAAALRVARTTLLALGAVDQDGRVTPRGRAIAAVGAHPRLARALLDGAERVGTHRAAEVVALLSDEVGIGGGDDLVANWRRLRSGVDVAATDRWRAEARRLRSAAEAAAQVVDRSPRQGPSARQIGPAEAALPDDLAAGLLVGLAYPERLALVRQPGGTSYLMAGGTAAELRPGSALIGARWLAIAVADRAPGRSGAQIRLATVIDEDTARTAGAALLHSEQEVAWSGDDVVARDLERLGALILADRPPARPERERIVDALLDGLNRVGLSLLSWSTSAHSLRARLAFCRQAYDDPWPEVTDEALLAAARRWLAPELATARRRADLSRVDVAAALRRLLPWPQAARLDELAPERIGVPSGSQLRVDYSDPEAPVLAVKLQETFGWRTAPRLAEGRVPVVLHLLSPAGRPVAVTSDLESFWRTGYAQVRAELRGRYPRHPWPADPTTAVPTRRVQPRRR, encoded by the coding sequence ATGCTCGCCGATGCCTCGACCGACCTGCCTGTCCGTCAGGTACTACCGGCAGTGACCTCGGCGCTGCGGGACAGCGGGGCCGCCGTACTGATCGCACCGCCCGGCACGGGCAAGACGACGCTGGTACCGCCGGCCCTCGCCGAACGGTTCGCGGGGCGCATCGTGGTCGCCCAGCCCCGGCGGGTCGCCGCCCGGGCCGCCGCGCGGCGGATGGCCGCACTCCTCGGCGAGCCGGTCGGCGCCACCGTCGGGTACGCGGTACGTGGAGACCGGCGTACCGGACCGGACACCCGGATCGAGGTGGTCACCACCGGTCTGCTCGTCCAGCGGCTGCAACACGACCCCGACCTGGGTGACACCGACGTCATCCTGCTCGACGAGTGTCATGAGCGGCACCTCGACTCCGACCTCGCGCTCGCCTTCATCACCGACGTACGCGCCGCCCTCCGGCCGGACCTGCGCCTGCTCGCGGCATCAGCGACCGTCGAGGCCGACCGGCTCGCCATGATCCTCGGCACCCCGCAACAGCCGGTACCGGTAATCCGCGCCGAGTCAGTCGGGCATCCGGTCGCGATCGTCTGGGCCCCACCCGGTCCGGTCGACCCGCCGTACGGCCTGCGGGTGGACCCTCGGCTGCTCGACCACGTGGCCGCGACCGTACGCCGCGCGCTGCGGGAAGCCGACGGCGATCTGCTCGTCTTCCTGCCCGGCGGCGGTGAGATCGATTCGGTGTGCCGACGCCTGGCCGACCTGCGCGACCGCCTCGACCTGTTGCCTCTGCACGGACGGCAGTCGAGTCGGGACCAGGACGCCGCGCTGCGTCCCGGGGCCCGCCGCCGAGTGGTGCTCGCCACCGCAGTGGCGGAGAGCAGCCTGACCGTCCCCGGTGTACGGGTGGTGGTCGACGCGGGACTGAGCCGGACCGCCCGCACCGATCTGGGGCGTGGTCTCGGTGCCCTGGTGACCGTGCCGGCGTCCCAGGCATCGGCCACCCAACGGGCCGGCCGAGCCGGCCGGGAGGGACCGGGGGTGGTCTACCGGTGCTGGTCCGCACCCGCACATGACCGACTTGCGCCGTACCCGGAGCCGGAGATCGCAGTCGCCGACCTGACCTCGTTCGCGCTGCAGCTCGCCTGCTGGGGTCATCCCGACGCGACCGGACTGGCCCTGCCGGACCCACCACCGGCGGCGGCGCTGCGGGTGGCCCGGACGACCCTCCTGGCGCTCGGCGCGGTCGACCAGGACGGTCGGGTCACCCCGCGCGGCCGGGCCATCGCCGCAGTCGGGGCGCACCCACGGCTGGCCCGCGCGTTACTGGATGGCGCCGAGCGGGTGGGCACACACCGGGCTGCCGAGGTCGTCGCCCTGCTCTCCGACGAGGTCGGGATCGGTGGCGGTGACGACCTGGTGGCGAACTGGCGACGGCTACGGTCCGGCGTCGATGTCGCCGCCACCGACCGGTGGCGGGCCGAGGCCCGTCGCCTCCGGAGTGCGGCCGAGGCGGCAGCGCAGGTCGTCGACCGGTCGCCCCGGCAGGGCCCGTCGGCCCGGCAGATTGGCCCCGCCGAGGCGGCGCTACCCGACGACCTCGCCGCTGGACTACTGGTCGGCCTCGCCTATCCGGAGCGGCTCGCTCTGGTCCGTCAGCCGGGCGGTACGTCCTACCTGATGGCCGGCGGAACGGCGGCGGAGCTACGGCCCGGCTCAGCACTCATCGGGGCGAGGTGGCTCGCGATCGCCGTTGCCGACCGCGCCCCCGGTCGCAGTGGTGCCCAGATCCGCCTGGCCACGGTGATCGACGAGGACACCGCCCGGACCGCGGGTGCCGCCCTGCTCCACTCCGAGCAGGAGGTCGCCTGGTCCGGCGACGACGTGGTGGCCCGTGACCTGGAACGGCTCGGCGCGCTGATCCTGGCAGACCGGCCACCAGCGCGACCCGAGCGGGAGCGGATCGTCGACGCGCTGCTCGACGGACTGAACCGGGTCGGACTCTCCCTGCTGTCCTGGTCGACATCAGCGCATTCGCTGCGCGCCCGGCTGGCCTTCTGCCGACAGGCGTACGACGATCCGTGGCCCGAGGTGACCGACGAGGCGCTGTTGGCCGCCGCCCGGCGGTGGCTGGCCCCGGAACTGGCCACCGCCCGGCGGCGGGCCGACCTGAGCCGTGTCGACGTGGCGGCGGCATTACGCCGGCTACTGCCCTGGCCACAGGCCGCCCGGCTCGATGAACTCGCGCCCGAGCGGATCGGTGTGCCGAGCGGATCGCAGCTACGGGTGGACTACAGCGACCCCGAGGCACCGGTCCTGGCGGTGAAACTCCAGGAAACCTTCGGCTGGCGCACCGCACCCCGGCTCGCCGAGGGCCGGGTACCGGTGGTGCTGCACCTGCTGTCGCCGGCCGGGCGGCCAGTGGCGGTCACCAGCGACCTCGAATCGTTCTGGCGTACCGGCTATGCGCAGGTCCGGGCGGAGCTACGGGGTCGGTACCCGCGCCACCCGTGGCCGGCGGATCCGACTACCGCCGTACCGACCCGCCGGGTCCAGCCGCGCCGCCGGTGA
- a CDS encoding GNAT family N-acetyltransferase — protein MADWEIRQASVADVEEMAELRAVVLRADLERLGRYDERRVRQRLRDRFVPAHTWVIEVGGAFAGCVSLRPAEDAHWLENLYLAPHLQGRGIGTAVLRGLLEQCDRDDTSVRLQVLQGSPARRLYERHGFTLESEDPVDVFMVRKPTLARYNG, from the coding sequence ATGGCCGACTGGGAGATCCGACAAGCCTCGGTGGCAGATGTCGAGGAGATGGCCGAGTTGCGGGCCGTCGTGCTGCGGGCGGATCTGGAACGGCTCGGGCGGTACGACGAGCGCCGGGTACGGCAGCGCCTGCGGGACCGCTTCGTGCCGGCGCACACCTGGGTGATCGAAGTGGGCGGCGCGTTCGCCGGCTGCGTGTCGCTGCGGCCGGCCGAGGACGCTCATTGGTTGGAGAACCTTTACCTAGCCCCCCATCTGCAGGGCAGAGGCATCGGTACGGCCGTGCTGCGCGGGCTGCTGGAGCAGTGCGACCGCGATGACACCTCGGTCCGGCTGCAGGTGCTGCAGGGCAGCCCGGCCCGGCGGCTGTACGAGCGACACGGGTTCACCCTCGAGTCCGAGGACCCGGTGGACGTGTTCATGGTGCGCAAGCCGACGTTGGCCCGATACAACGGTTGA